In Fibrobacter sp. UWB4, one DNA window encodes the following:
- a CDS encoding polysaccharide deacetylase family protein, whose protein sequence is MNYKILALAFGLAGYTMATPIKTIPWNGHVGAVSFTFDDALENQVQNLKPVLDKLPDVHVTFFLTSMGDGFRKSADGFAALANAGHEMGNHTESHGHLTSISDNSELEKEIIQFAEKIEKTIADNGANIRVISFATPFCEDNDNVKGFIAKHHFINRDCGWHGRNEWDTEPDWLSLKAKIWTRSGASVDEMLSSLDTAAFIGNFEGANPWDVQVKGGSWLVVLNHGVTDDKGDDYAIDPVDIEKQFKHAIENKLWVAPFGTVGAYYRAHFIVDSAKESATDDGFTVEWEIPSEYMPASVPLRVNIDTQSVGENAIVEQGGKAIKRESDGSYVIEFTEKSLKVRKPKPGENPDSATSLPGSATRPLANFPSNTKYTLFDLNGNDLGNVNGFEVPAKFPKGTYIIRAEANGQAPLIKKVHR, encoded by the coding sequence ATGAATTACAAAATATTAGCACTCGCTTTTGGACTTGCAGGCTACACCATGGCAACCCCCATCAAGACTATTCCCTGGAACGGCCATGTCGGAGCCGTAAGTTTCACCTTTGACGATGCACTGGAAAACCAGGTACAAAATCTAAAGCCCGTGCTAGACAAGCTGCCAGATGTACATGTCACGTTCTTCCTCACAAGCATGGGAGACGGCTTTAGAAAAAGCGCAGATGGGTTCGCCGCACTTGCAAACGCAGGGCACGAAATGGGCAACCATACAGAATCGCACGGCCACCTGACTTCGATCAGCGACAACAGCGAATTGGAAAAAGAAATCATCCAGTTTGCCGAAAAAATCGAAAAGACAATCGCCGATAACGGGGCAAATATCCGCGTCATTTCGTTTGCCACTCCTTTCTGCGAAGACAACGACAATGTCAAAGGTTTCATTGCCAAGCACCATTTCATCAACCGCGACTGTGGCTGGCATGGCCGTAACGAATGGGATACCGAACCGGACTGGCTAAGTCTCAAGGCCAAAATCTGGACACGTTCTGGCGCTTCCGTAGACGAGATGCTTTCGTCGCTTGATACAGCGGCATTTATCGGCAACTTCGAAGGAGCAAACCCGTGGGACGTTCAAGTGAAAGGCGGTTCCTGGCTTGTCGTTTTGAATCACGGCGTCACAGATGACAAGGGCGACGATTACGCCATCGACCCAGTGGATATCGAAAAGCAATTCAAACACGCTATCGAAAACAAGCTTTGGGTCGCACCGTTCGGCACTGTAGGCGCCTATTACCGCGCACATTTTATCGTCGATTCAGCAAAAGAATCCGCAACAGACGACGGTTTTACTGTAGAATGGGAAATCCCAAGTGAATACATGCCAGCAAGCGTTCCGCTCCGCGTCAACATAGACACCCAAAGCGTTGGAGAAAACGCAATTGTTGAACAGGGTGGCAAGGCCATCAAGCGCGAAAGCGACGGCAGTTATGTTATCGAATTCACAGAAAAGAGCCTCAAGGTCCGAAAGCCAAAACCAGGCGAGAATCCTGATTCGGCAACGTCACTTCCGGGGTCCGCAACACGACCGCTTGCAAATTTTCCAAGCAACACTAAGTACACGCTTTTTGACCTGAACGGCAACGACCTTGGGAATGTCAACGGCTTTGAAGTACCTGCAAAATTTCCAAAAGGCACGTACATTATCCGGGCCGAAGCGAACGGACAAGCGCCTTTAATCAAAAAAGTTCATCGATAG